From the Kiloniellales bacterium genome, the window GCCGTCGACGAACGGACCTTTCCAGGTGGAGCGTGACACGGAACTGGCTCCTTACTTCTTCTTGTGGCGGCGGCGCACGATCAAGCCGTCGGTCTTCTTGTTGGCTCGGGTGCGCGCGCCCTTGGTCGGCTTGCCCCAAGGGGTCACCGGATGGCGCCCGCCGGAGGTGCGGCCTTCGCCGCCGCCGTGGGGGTGATCGATCGGGTTCATGGCCACGCCGCGGACGGACGGCCGCTTGCCGAGCCAGCGGCTGCGACCCGCCTTGCCCAGCTTGATGTTGCCCTGGTCAGCGTTGGAGACCGCGCCGACCGTCGCCATGCACTCGGCGCGGACCATGCGGACCTCGCCCGAGGAGAGGCGCAGCAGGGCGTAGCCGGCGTCGCGGCCGACCAGCTGCACGTAGGTCCCGGCGGAGCGGGCGATCTGGCCGCCCCGGCCGGCCTTCATCTCGACGTTGTGGACGATGGTGCCGATCGGGATCGAGGCCAGCGGCATGGCGTTGCCCGGCTTGATGTCAGCCCGCTCGCCGGAGACCACGCTGTCGCCAACGGCGAGACGCTGCGGCGCCAGGATATAGCTCTGTTCGCCGTC encodes:
- the rplB gene encoding 50S ribosomal protein L2 — its product is MALKTFNPVTPGRRGLVLVNRSELHKGKPVKKLTVGLTGKGGRNSTGRITARRRGGGHKRRYRLVDFKRRKFDVPATVQRLEYDPNRTAFIALIEYQDGEQSYILAPQRLAVGDSVVSGERADIKPGNAMPLASIPIGTIVHNVEMKAGRGGQIARSAGTYVQLVGRDAGYALLRLSSGEVRMVRAECMATVGAVSNADQGNIKLGKAGRSRWLGKRPSVRGVAMNPIDHPHGGGEGRTSGGRHPVTPWGKPTKGARTRANKKTDGLIVRRRHKKK